DNA sequence from the Shewanella piezotolerans WP3 genome:
CTCAGCGAATATCTTTTGCCAATTGCTGCTAAAGGCTACCTTAGCACTGCGCTTTCGCAGCACATTGGTAATGAGGTTTGCATGGACTTTAGTTAGGCGAGCCACAGCTCTACATCTCGGATAACAAAATTGCCAGTATAAACAGGGTCTGACTCCCCAATAGCTTCGAGCTCGAAATATTGTCTATGCTCTTCAGGCAAGCCCTCATAGCCGCAAATAACTTGATAGAGCCAGCTTTCACGATCCCAATCCAGCGCTTGTTCATCAAGGTACTCTAATGCCGATTGACTCTTGCCTGAATCAATCACCGCACAGAAATAGGCATCAACCGCCAACTTGAGAGGGTTATCAGGAATATCGAAATCTTCGGTTTGGCTTAGCGATACTGATACATCATGCTCAGTGATAACATGCCCAGCATTAAGCCTATCGATACGCTTAATATTGGAGACGATTTCAAAAAGCTCAGGCTCATATAAAGTACTGTGAACATCTACCGCTGCTGGCGCGAGCAAAGCTTCGGCGCAATTAAACAATGCAGGCAGCTGTTTGTGACTGACATGATCCGCAGGATGATAATCAGGATGAAGATCGGTATAGAGCTGCCAGCCCTTTAGCAAACGAGTACGCCCGCGAATTTGACGGAAGCGGCCAAGCAACTCTAGCAAACGTCCCTGCACCACGCTCAACTCTTGAGTACAATCACTCAACGTATCCTGCAAAGAAGTGACTAAGAGCTTTCTTAGTTCACGAATATCGCCCGCTATCTCACCAAGCTCGCTAAACTGGAACATCTCCAATCCATTGAGCAGTTCCGTTACCTGTTTTTGTGCCAATTCGTTCTCACGAATTTTAGCGTTGATGGTCCCCACATAACCAAACTCGTTGTTAATGCGGCTCCACAGTACCCGTATCGAGTAGCGTAGGCCATCAGCAAAGCTATAGACATGCTCACTTAAGTCAGCAAGATAAGCCTCAGAAGCAGCATAATCAACATTGTGACGAGCTTCTTTATAATGAGCAGCCAAGGTTTTAATGCTGGCTAGCGAACTGCCAACATTCGAGTCTATTTGACGGTTACGCTCATCGCTTAATGCCTCCTCTAATAAGGCACGTACCGAACGCTTCAAGCGTAACTCTTGATCCGCTTCAGGCCGCCATAAGATATCACTTTTACGTAGCTTCTCTATTGCCGCCGCATTGGTTTCATCTTCTGACACTGAGCCCGATAGATACACATCCATCACTAATTCAGCATGACGGCCAAGCTGCTTGAGCAGCTTAACGCCAGCTTGATGTAAGTTACTGCTCATATTAGACCAAGTCCCTTTGGGTGGCAGTTTCAGCTTGCGCCTCTAAGCTCAAGCCTTCAGTCTCATCAATAAAGCGGATAACCTCATACAGGTAATCTAGCTTACCTGTGGCGATAAAGATCTGCTTTTCTGCGTTAGGCTTAGTTAAATATCCGAGCTCGACCAAACGCTTAAACACTAACTTTATCTGCGCATCAACATTGCTGCTGGTCGAGCCAAACAGACGATAGTGGCTGATTTTAGCCAATTGCTCACGAAAAGCTGGCGTATCTTCAATGCGGGTCTGTAACTCTGTCAGTCTAACTGCTGCACCTTCAGATAACGGCGCATCTTGACCACTGCCCTCTTGCACCAACACCAGCCACTCGACCAATGGAATAAGCGCATTACAGATATCTTTGAATTGCGACGAAATCACCTTGCGTTCGCTTTCGCCTAACTGCTGATAGCCACAAAAGAACACTTCACCTTCGCCCGCCGAACCAATAGTACGATTAATCTGGTTTAAATAGGCTTCAACACGCTCGCGGGTGTCTGGGTTTTTCAGCGCACGCCAGCCATCTTCATCGGTGGTTCGGCAAATAAACTGGCCTTTTAGTAAGCGTTCAATCAGCGCACTAGTGCCAACTAATGTGGTTTCTGTTGCTTGGCTCATTACACCGCCTCCTGGGTACGTCGCTGACTAAGTTTTTCGGCTATTGGATTAATTTGTGGTTTAACCACCTGCAGTTTTTTGGTTTGCTTGTTAATAATATAACGATTAGCAAACAGGCTAAGCACCTCAGATTCTGGATTCGGGAATGCACCCAACACTGAGATATTATTGTTTTCACAAGCATCAAAAATCTTTTTCACGTTACCGTGATGCAAGGTGCCGAGCTCATCGATAGGCCAATGAATGGTCACCTCCGCCCGGCCACGCAGTAGACGGGTAAATGCCAACAAGAACTTACATAAGATCAGATACGCCATACCATGGCTTGATGACTCATTAAGCTGTCTGTCGGTACGTATTATCAGGTCGCTATTGCCCTCTTTTAAGCGCAGTTCAATCTCCAGTAACTTAGCAATGCCGCCCGATAATGCTGCCCGACCGATAATATCTAATGCGCGGCGCATGCTGTTGGTGTAATCCTCACCCGGCAATTCACTGAAGCCATCGGCTTTCCATTGGCGATAGGCTTTTACAAAGGCTTCAAGTTCTGGCCAAAACTCTAGTTCGCTAATGCGTGAGCGGATTTTAACCGCAGATTCCGATACCCCATCAAGGAACAACTCTTCACCCACCTCACGGGTAATACGGGCGCTTTGGGTGGCAATACGGCGGTCAATATCGGCCAGTACATCATAAAATGCAGTGAGATCAATACCGAATATTTGCCCCTGATCTCGTAGACCCTTCATTGCCTGTGGCACCATCACGTTCAGTAGCTGTTCCAACTGCGGCACTAATTTGCGGTAATCTAGAATACGAATGCCTTTATCATTGATAAAGCTCGACTCTTCGCGCGCACGCTCCCAGGTCTCTGACAGACTAGAACCTGACTTACTGGCAATCACCGAGTCAAAGTGTTCAACATACTGCTTAACAGAGCCGAGTAATGAATCACGCTTTAACAGCTGGTCTTCACCTTGGCGCAGACGTTCGCTGAGTCCACCTTGAGCATCCTCATTATTAGCAGGCAGTTTAAGCTCGGTGAGTTTGCGCATAACACTGCGCAATTTAGTGAGGTTTTCCGATGCTTCTACTTGCACAGCATCAGAGCGCTTGCGTTCACCGTCAAGCTCACTACGCTTGGCTTTGACCTCATTAGATTTGGCTTTAAGCTGCTGCTCTAACGATAAGCTAGCTTGCTTAACAGTGCTAAGCTCAGTTTGTAGCTTAGGCTTACGCTTAAGCCAAGTATGTTGATACCAGTCGTCATAACGCAGCACTTCACTGCGGCGTTGTTCCGCTTTACTGATATTCGCTTCAAGGGTGCGGATCTCTGTTTTTAGCGCAACAATTTTGGCTTCATCGATACCACGAGATTTAAGCTCATTCTTGTACCACTGTTCACACGCCTTTTGTTCACTTTTGGCGTGATCTCGGCGGTGCTGTATATTCGCTTTAACCTGACCAAGTTGATTGTCTAATGCACCAACAACCTCTTGCCAATAAGCGTTTTTCTCCATTCGCGCTTCTAACGCCTGCTCTTTTTGCTCTTCAAGCCACTCTTGCTGCTGTTGCTTTAATTGTTTCAGCTCGTTATCGAGCCTGGCAAGCTGCTTTTGCGAGGCAGACTTTCGCTCATTAAGTGCTTGGTTGATCTTCTCCTGCTCAGCGCGTTTATCATCAAACAGACGGCGCAGATCATCGCGGCTATTTTTGTATGCTGTGCGGGCAAATGTTAGCTCTCTTGCCATCGCATCAAGCTCTGAATTAACGGCCACCAATTTAGCTTCTGCTTCAGTTTGTAACTCTTTCGCACTGGTTAACATCTCATCCGCGTTAGCATGCTTGATGCGCAGCTCCTGCTCAGATGCAGCGTACTCTGGTGAATCGATAGCTTTTAGATCAAGCGCTATGCCATATAAAGCTTCAAGGTTTTCACCGCTAATAGTCGGGTGCAAGTCACTGCGGTGTAGTAGATCTGAATTGATCACCTTGCCTAAGGTGTTCTCCCAACCATTGGCCTCTTTACGCAAGAACTCTAGTAACGTGTGTGACTGTGGGAATAAGATATGGTGCAGCTCTTCAAGCTCGCTTTGGCGCTCAGTGACGCGTATGCCAGCCACCCGCAAACCTTCGTTAGCTTGATCACGTTTAGCCCGCAGTTTTCGCTCTTCACTTGTGAAGCGATCAACCTTAGCATTGCAGCTTTCTTGCTCCTCATCGGCGCGGGTAATTCGTTCATCAAATACTGCTAAGGCAAGCTTTTCCTCTTCCGAATAGGTCACGCTATCAACGCGTACTTTTAGCTCTGCGGCAGACAGCTTTAATTGATAGGCCTGTTCACTAAATTTAGCCTGACCTTTATCGGTCGCGTCACGCCATTGCTCTTCTAATGCTGCTAATTCACTGCGGCCTTGTTCACGCTGTTTATCGCGAGACTCTCTTAAGCTGTCTTGCTCTTGATGCAAATTTTCCAGCTCTCGGTTAAGCCCTTCACCAATTTTACTGCGGCGTGCGTTGTAAGCCGCTTCAATATCTTGGTGCTTTTCAGTTTGTAACTTATGTCGCTCTGACAAGTTTTCTAAGCTACCACGCCAGCTTGGTAGCTGCTCTAGATCCAATTTTGCTTGTTCAATCTCTGCATCTTGAAAAGAAGCATGTTGATCTTCAATAGAATCTAACTCTTGTTCACACTTGGCCACATCGCCTTTCGCGGCAGAAAGGTCAAGGTTGAGCTCGTCACGCTGCTCTTTCCACTCTTCATCTAGCTCTCTTAGCTTGGCGTTGAGCGCTTTAGATAGATCTTGGTGACGCTCTTGCCTTTCAACTTCATCACTTTCATCTTTGCTATAACCGCGGCGCAGGCTGGCGAGTCGCTGCTCTGTGCTTAGTAGCTGGTCAAACTCCTGCTCAAGCTTTTCAAACTCTGGACGGATAAGCTCAAAACCTTGAATAAGTTGGCTTTCTTTGATCCAAGACTCAACATGTTGTGGGTTAATACGCGAGCTCGGTGGATTTACGCCATCCTCCTCAAGAATAGCGGCGATCATCGATTTGATCGTCTCCATCTTGCCCTCTTTTGAGTGCACCGCTTTAGCTAGCTTTTCAATATGGCGTAGCGAATGCTCAGCTTCACAGAGTGAGAATTGACGGGCGTAATTACGTAACTCGGTACGGTTACTACCAGTGCTCAATAATGCTCTATCGTTCTGAATGATCGCCCTAAACTCTCGAGTATTGAGTAAGTTCGTGACCGCAATACCCGCTCGCTTCATCTCACGGCCAAGTTCAGCCATGGTAAAACACTGAATGTTATCGCCCTGCTGAGTTTTAATATAATCATCTAACTCAAAACCTTTACCGATAAAGCGGTAATTAACCCCTTTGCCGTCGCCTGCAGAGGCTAATACCGCTTGATAAGCGAGTCCGTCAGACTTGATATATTCATAGATGATAAAGCTTGATTCGTGCGGCAGGTACCAGCGCTCAAAACTATCACGTGTAGAGGGGACAACTCGGCTTGGGTACTCACCGTAAAAAACCGGTACCAAACGTTGTAGCGTGGTTTTACCCGATGCGTTCGTGCCGCATATGTTGGTATGGCCATCAAGGGCGAGTTCGACCACGCCTGGCAAGTGAGTATCAATCAGTACGATGCGATTTAAGCTTGGCATTACATTCCTTAATCCAAACGCAGCTTGCTAGCAAAAATGGCTAGCAAGCGGTTACGTGTCGCAGTGATAGCAACACGCATATAAAGAGGTTGATAATAAAATTAGCTGGTCACTAAATTAAAGGAAAGCGCCGCGCTTGGCAATCATCGCCAAGCAGCTATTTTGCTGACTTTAGTGACTAAATTAGGGAAGCGCGATCATACGCCATTTTCTGCGGTGAAGGTGCTCAATCAATCGGCAATTGAGCGCCTTCGATAAAACAATCTTATAGATCTCGACTCATGGCAGATTAATCGAAGAGCAGCTGCCGCTAGGTCTCCCTATTGCGCACGCAATTCATCAAGCACTGCTGCCCGACGCTTAGCGAAATACTTATTGGTCTCAGCCATAATCACATGCCTTAAGCCAATCAGGGCAATTAAGTTGGGTATTGCCATTAGTCCGTTAACCGTATCGGCTAACATCCAGATCAGATCAAGCTTGATGAAGGCTCCCCCGGCAATCAAACTGAGAAAAGTCAGCTGATATAACTTAATGCCTTTCTCGCCAAGACGCTGTCCCGTTAAGTAATACCAACAACGTTCGCCATAGTAATGCCAGCCTAAAATCGTTGTGAACGCGAAACAAACCAAAGCAATAGTCACCACATATTGGCCAATAATCGCTGAGCCTCCAGCAGCAAATGCAGCGCTGGTCATGGCTGCGCCCGCAGTGTCACCACTCCAAACACCGGTAATAATCAACACGAGTCCCGTCATGGTACAAATTAAAATGGTATCGAAGAAGGTGCCCGTCATGCTGACCATACCCTGCTCAACGGGCTCATTGGTCTTAGCGGCCGCAGCGGCAATGGGTGCGCTGCCTAAGCCTGACTCATTGGAGAACACCCCGCGAGCGATACCGATTTGTAATGCTTGAGCAACCGTCGCCCCTAAGAAACCACCCGCTGCCGATATCGGCGTAAAGGCCGAGTGCAGCACGAGTTGTAGCGCGGGCATTATCTGATCGGCAAACATTAGTAATATCCAAATACACGCAAGCACATAGCCTAGTGCCATTGTCGGCACCAGTTTTTGCGCCACATTGGCAATACGCTTGACTCCGCCTAAAGTTACCGCAGCGACCATTAAGGTCAATACGATGGCTGTTGTCCAAGCAGGTACGTCAAAGGCGATAGTCATCGCATCACTAATCGCATTAACTTGGGCAAAAGTACCGATCCCAAAA
Encoded proteins:
- a CDS encoding ATP-binding protein, with amino-acid sequence MPSLNRIVLIDTHLPGVVELALDGHTNICGTNASGKTTLQRLVPVFYGEYPSRVVPSTRDSFERWYLPHESSFIIYEYIKSDGLAYQAVLASAGDGKGVNYRFIGKGFELDDYIKTQQGDNIQCFTMAELGREMKRAGIAVTNLLNTREFRAIIQNDRALLSTGSNRTELRNYARQFSLCEAEHSLRHIEKLAKAVHSKEGKMETIKSMIAAILEEDGVNPPSSRINPQHVESWIKESQLIQGFELIRPEFEKLEQEFDQLLSTEQRLASLRRGYSKDESDEVERQERHQDLSKALNAKLRELDEEWKEQRDELNLDLSAAKGDVAKCEQELDSIEDQHASFQDAEIEQAKLDLEQLPSWRGSLENLSERHKLQTEKHQDIEAAYNARRSKIGEGLNRELENLHQEQDSLRESRDKQREQGRSELAALEEQWRDATDKGQAKFSEQAYQLKLSAAELKVRVDSVTYSEEEKLALAVFDERITRADEEQESCNAKVDRFTSEERKLRAKRDQANEGLRVAGIRVTERQSELEELHHILFPQSHTLLEFLRKEANGWENTLGKVINSDLLHRSDLHPTISGENLEALYGIALDLKAIDSPEYAASEQELRIKHANADEMLTSAKELQTEAEAKLVAVNSELDAMARELTFARTAYKNSRDDLRRLFDDKRAEQEKINQALNERKSASQKQLARLDNELKQLKQQQQEWLEEQKEQALEARMEKNAYWQEVVGALDNQLGQVKANIQHRRDHAKSEQKACEQWYKNELKSRGIDEAKIVALKTEIRTLEANISKAEQRRSEVLRYDDWYQHTWLKRKPKLQTELSTVKQASLSLEQQLKAKSNEVKAKRSELDGERKRSDAVQVEASENLTKLRSVMRKLTELKLPANNEDAQGGLSERLRQGEDQLLKRDSLLGSVKQYVEHFDSVIASKSGSSLSETWERAREESSFINDKGIRILDYRKLVPQLEQLLNVMVPQAMKGLRDQGQIFGIDLTAFYDVLADIDRRIATQSARITREVGEELFLDGVSESAVKIRSRISELEFWPELEAFVKAYRQWKADGFSELPGEDYTNSMRRALDIIGRAALSGGIAKLLEIELRLKEGNSDLIIRTDRQLNESSSHGMAYLILCKFLLAFTRLLRGRAEVTIHWPIDELGTLHHGNVKKIFDACENNNISVLGAFPNPESEVLSLFANRYIINKQTKKLQVVKPQINPIAEKLSQRRTQEAV
- a CDS encoding condensin complex protein MksE, encoding MSQATETTLVGTSALIERLLKGQFICRTTDEDGWRALKNPDTRERVEAYLNQINRTIGSAGEGEVFFCGYQQLGESERKVISSQFKDICNALIPLVEWLVLVQEGSGQDAPLSEGAAVRLTELQTRIEDTPAFREQLAKISHYRLFGSTSSNVDAQIKLVFKRLVELGYLTKPNAEKQIFIATGKLDYLYEVIRFIDETEGLSLEAQAETATQRDLV
- a CDS encoding alanine/glycine:cation symporter family protein; translated protein: MNFETLLADINAIVWGPVTLCLLVGTGLYLTIRLKLIQVFKLPFALSLLFKPASGKGDLSSFAALCTALSATIGTGNIVGVATAIKIGGPGALFWMWLAAFFGMATKYAECMLAVKYRTTDARGNIAGGPMYYIERGLGLKWLAKIFAVFGVGVAFFGIGTFAQVNAISDAMTIAFDVPAWTTAIVLTLMVAAVTLGGVKRIANVAQKLVPTMALGYVLACIWILLMFADQIMPALQLVLHSAFTPISAAGGFLGATVAQALQIGIARGVFSNESGLGSAPIAAAAAKTNEPVEQGMVSMTGTFFDTILICTMTGLVLIITGVWSGDTAGAAMTSAAFAAGGSAIIGQYVVTIALVCFAFTTILGWHYYGERCWYYLTGQRLGEKGIKLYQLTFLSLIAGGAFIKLDLIWMLADTVNGLMAIPNLIALIGLRHVIMAETNKYFAKRRAAVLDELRAQ